The proteins below come from a single Rutidosis leptorrhynchoides isolate AG116_Rl617_1_P2 unplaced genomic scaffold, CSIRO_AGI_Rlap_v1 contig325, whole genome shotgun sequence genomic window:
- the LOC139882915 gene encoding uncharacterized protein, which yields MASISHSVTFPPFLSRTRAKPISRNYVNPNPFQSSISSFRVRRATSSSTITAAADGGEAAMSIDNLQSFIDVNLGKWLGSFYQFDGHGNLMQKISTKLSASSYGADELSSLIQTLYIKQPPLSSDEEPEWAEYKIKETNMFTVDKYQQIGFFPSEKAFALRYQTAGMLDTVLRQGVLGEDDTGEESPKNLKLPSRRPAIVCENCLYSLENDRRARAFHVMDPRGVLEMLLIFLEDRTDDMLSHPSLEDNEPGTERFVPFLGKWKGYSLTKRSGVYGSTIAKADTVSLLEIDDKGNLIQDITSKSSDGRDVSTNVRWTGTISDNLVSFEGGYQITLLPGGMYMGCPSDISKSVAESKSFHLEFCWLEGSGKRQRLIRTFDIEGLAVSSTYFSEIKV from the exons ATGGCTTCTATTTCTCACTCTGTCACGTTCCCGCCATTCCTCAGTCGGACAAGAGCTAAACCGATTTCTAGGAATTATGTTAACCCAAACCCGTTTCAGAGCTCCATTTCTAGTTTTCGGGTCCGACGGGCCACGAGCTCCTCCACAATAACAGCAGCAGCAGACGGAGGAGAAGCCGCCATGAGCATCGACAACCTCCAAAGCTTCATCGACGTCAATTTGGGAAAATGGCTTGGCTCGTTCTAT caaTTTGATGGACATGGAAACTTGATGCAAAAGATTAGTACAAAGCTTTCAGCCAGCTCTTATGGAGCGGATGAGCTTAGCAGTTTAATtcaaac GCTATATATAAAACAACCTCCATTAAGCAGTGATGAGGAGCCAGAATGGGCCGAGTACAAAATCAAAGAAACGAACATGTTCACTGTGGATAAATATCAACAG ATTGGATTTTTTCCCAGTGAGAAAGCCTTTGCACTAAGGTACCAGACTGCTGGCATGTTGGATACTGTATTAAGACAAGGAGTGCTCGGAGAAGATGATACCGGAGAAGAATCTCCCAA AAATCTCAAGCTTCCATCTCGCCGGCCAGCTATTGTGTGCGAGAATTGCCTATATTCACTAGAGAACGATCGGAGAGCAAGAGCTTTTCATGTCATGGATCCTAGAGGGGTTTTAGAAATGTTGCTAATCTTTCTCGAAGACAGAACTGATGATATGCTTTCACATCCTTCCCTTGAAGATAAT GAACCCGGTACAGAGAGGTTTGTTCCATTTCTTGGCAAATGGAAAGGCTATTCTTTAACAAAGCGCAGCGGTGTGTATGGATCAACAATTGCCAAGGCTGATACCGTTTCATTacttgaaattgatgataagggtAATCTAATCCAGGATATTACTTCGAAATCTTCCGATGGGCGTGACGTCAGCACCAATGTCCGCTGGACGGGAACCATTTCAGACAACTTGGTTAGTTTTGAAGGAGGATACCAGATTACATTATTACCAGGAGGAATGTACATGGGATGCCCTAGTGACATTTCGAAGAGCGTGGCTGAATCCAAATCGTTCCATTTGGAGTTCTGTTGGCTTGAAGGATCTGGGAAGAGACAAAGACTCATTCGAACATTTGATATAGAAGGCTTAGCTGTGTCTTCCACTTATTTTTCTGAGATTAAAGTGTAA
- the LOC139882918 gene encoding mitochondrial inner membrane protein OXA1-like, which produces MAYRRCLSNRATLKAHRNNPAFSYVLHDDDRKQHSVDKAQSQHRLFGSSFNSSAGFGFINGNNKRYSQSSFLPSAGVSFCRYMSTSGEGSVNSDLMSDITDIFTDTAVQASAIQAPVANEVAIAAADSAFPVAGLQYLIDNVHTFTGLNWWSSIIVTTFLIRGITLPLIVNQLKSTTKLTLMRPRLEEIKQEIDSKGMDPMAVADGQKRMKSLFKEYGVSPFTPLKGLFIQAPIFISFFLAISNMAEKVPSFKTGGAYWFLDLSTPDPFWALPVLTATTFLITVECNMQEGMEGNPMAGTMKNVMRALAVCTVPFTMNFPKALFCYWITSNLFSLAWGLVLRSPGVKKFLAIPEIPKLPPGAAPQNPFDLFAKLKPSIAPGQGEPSKQLAERKVSSSADLSQRVRSLEKKVKGKKKKHRK; this is translated from the exons ATGGCTTATCGGCGTTGCCTCTCCAATCGAGCGACTCTCAAAGCTCACCGGAACAATCCAGCTTTTAGCTATGTTCTACATGATGATGACAGAAAACAACACTCAGTGGATAAAGCTCAATCTCAACATAGGTtgtttggaagtagctttaacaGCTCAGCTGGCTTTGGATTTATCAATGGAAATAATAAAAGATATTCACAATCATCTTTCTTGCCAAGCGCTGGTGTCTCGTTTTGCCGTTATATGTCAACGTCTGGTGAAGGATCGGTCAACAGCGATTTGATGAGTGATATTACTGATATTTTCACTGATACTGCCGTCCAAGCTTCAGCTATTCAAGCTCCTGTGGCGAATGAAGTTGCCATTGCTGCTGCTGATTCCGCTTTTCCAGTTGCTGGTTTGCAATATTTGATTGACAACGTTCATACTTTTACCGGCTTGAACTG GTGGAGTTCCATTATAGTGACAACTTTCCTGATTCGTGGGATTACACTACCATTGATAGTTAACCAACTCAAATCTACAACAAAACTTACT CTTATGAGACCTCGCTTGGAGGAGATAAAGCAAGAGATTGATAGTAAG GGCATGGATCCCATGGCAGTGGCTGATGGACAGAAACGGATGAAGAGTCTTTTTAAGGA ATATGGAGTGAGTCCATTTACCCCCTTGAAAGGATTGTTTATCCAAGCTCCTATCTTCATCAGTTTTTTCCTTGCT ATCTCAAACATGGCTGAAAAAGTTCCATCCTTCAAAACTGGCGGGGCATATTGGTTTCTAGATCTTTCAACCCCAGATCCCTTTTGGGCTCTCCCAGTTTTAACAGCAACAACTTTCTTGATAACGGTTGAG TGCAACATGCAAGAAGGCATGGAAGGAAATCCCATGGCTGGTACCATGAAAAATGTTATGAGGGCTCTAGCAGTTTGCACAGTTCCATTTACCATGAATTTCCCAAAG GCTTTATTTTGTTATTGGATAACATCCAACTTGTTCTCTCTTGCGTGGGGGTTAG TTCTCAGATCTCCTGGAGTGAAGAAATTCTTGGCTATTCCAGAAATACCAAAACTACCCCCAGGTGCAGCTCCTCAAAATCCTTTCGACTTGTTTGCAAAACTGAAACCCAGTATAGCACCTGGTCAAGGTGAACCATCAAAACAACTTGCAGAGCGAAAAGTATCTTCCTCAGCTGATTTGAGCCAGAGAGTAAGATCCTTGGAGAAGAAAGTCAAAGGAAAGAAGAAGAAACACAGGAAATGA
- the LOC139882916 gene encoding uncharacterized protein, with protein MTTRSYQPLHNPVSPNLNGALHCIGYDADTERCVILGFDVNNEVFRPMKLPNGLGKKVSRYKLLLFQKSLIALCCFDSPLVFSFEIWVMKQYGSVESWTKMWKCNSPGFERGDVLGFRDNGEILCCAYNNSRRIIISFDPNTREEKELLDAPFTLFDGIRYCESLVLLDNGNAVSYIT; from the exons ATGACTACAAGGAG TTACCAACCTCTCCATAACCCCGTATCGCCAAATTTAAACGGGGCTTTGCATTGCATTGGTTATGATGCTGACACGGAACGTTGTGTGATTTTGGGTTTTGATGTTAACAATGAGGTGTTCCGGCCAATGAAGTTGCCTAATGGTTTGGGGAAAAAAGTGTCAAGATATAAACTACTATTGTTTCAGAAGTCTTTAATTGCTCTGTGTTGTTTTGATTCCCCTTTGGTCTTTAGTTTTGAAATATGGGTGATGAAACAATATGGTAGTGTTGAGTCATGGACTAAAATGTGGAAATGCAACTCGCCAGGATTTGAGAGAGGTGATGTGTTGGGGTTTCGAGATAATGGGGAAATATTGTGTTGTGCATATAACAACTCCCGACGTATAATAATTTCATTTGATCCCAACACTAGAGAGGAGAAGGAACTTCTTGATGCACCATTTACACTTTTCGATGGGATTAGATATTGTGAAAGTTTAGTCTTGCTTGACAATGGTAATGCTGTCAGTTACATTACATGA